One Candidatus Cloacimonadota bacterium genomic region harbors:
- a CDS encoding DUF4342 domain-containing protein: protein MCEKTKKSEFKVKGEELLKKVKEIIHEGNVRKIIIKNEDGKTYLEIPVTIGVVGVLLAPVWAAIGALAAVASKFKIEIIKKEEEKEAEKE, encoded by the coding sequence ATGTGCGAAAAAACAAAAAAGAGTGAATTCAAAGTAAAAGGAGAAGAACTCCTTAAAAAAGTAAAAGAGATCATTCACGAAGGAAATGTCCGCAAGATCATCATTAAAAATGAGGACGGAAAGACTTACCTGGAAATTCCGGTAACGATCGGTGTTGTCGGAGTTTTACTCGCTCCGGTTTGGGCAGCGATTGGCGCTTTAGCTGCTGTTGCTTCCAAATTCAAGATCGAGATCATCAAAAAAGAAGAAGAAAAGGAAGCGGAAAAAGAATAA